The proteins below come from a single Cervus elaphus chromosome 4, mCerEla1.1, whole genome shotgun sequence genomic window:
- the LOC122691992 gene encoding major allergen I polypeptide chain 1-like isoform X1, translating to MTRAGALLLLCAALLLIAGGKCDDICPALRDTVDLFISGTHEEYIEQVEKYNQNSDVLETADTLKSCVDERLTAEDKQNALSALNKIYSSSLC from the exons ATGACTCGGGCTGGAGCTCTCCTGCTGCTCTGCGCTGCCTTGCTCCTCATCGCGGGCGGAA AGTGTGATGACATCTGCCCAGCCTTGAGGGACACTGTTGACCTGTTCATATCGGGAACCCATGAAGAGTATATTGAACAAGTTGAAAAGTATAACCAAAATTCTGATGTACTGGAGACTGCTGATACCCTGAAGAGCTGTGTTGATGAGAGGTTGACAGCAGAGGATAAGCAAAATGCTCTGAGTGCTCTG aataaaatatattcaagttCTCTCTGTTGA
- the LOC122691992 gene encoding major allergen I polypeptide chain 1-like isoform X2 — translation MTRAGALLLLCAALLLIAGGKCDDICPALRDTVDLFISGTHEEYIEQVEKYNQNSDVLETADTLKSCVDERLTAEDKQNALSALNKIYSSSLC, via the exons ATGACTCGGGCTGGAGCTCTCCTGCTGCTCTGCGCTGCCTTGCTCCTCATCGCGGGCGGAA AGTGTGATGACATCTGCCCAGCCTTGAGGGACACTGTTGACCTGTTCATATCGGGAACCCATGAAGAGTATATTGAACAAGTTGAAAAGTATAACCAAAATTCTGATGTACTGGAGACTGCTGATACCCTGAAGAGCTGTGTTGATGAGAGGTTGACAGCAGAGGATAAGCAAAATGCTCTGAGTGCTCTG
- the LOC122691988 gene encoding androgen-binding protein homolog, with product MKGPLLLLALLVTRELTFKMREAEACPVFYGAVGMVFLGSKTLLNSTFDLVDATDEEKEAMGKLLDCFNEEGFRAKLSIIKLVSSTIFNEDCSGYRMSTVVSTVSGLLLSVTSLVR from the exons ATGAAGGGACCACTGCTTTTGCTGGCCTTGCTGGTGACCAGAGAGTTGACCTTCAAGATGCGTGAGG CGGAAGCCTGCCCTGTGTTTTATGGAGCGGTTGGTATGGTGTTTCTTGGAAGCAAAACATTGTTGAACTCAACATTTGATTTGGTTGATGCTACGGATGAGGAAAAGGAAGCTATGGGAAAACTCCTGGATTGCTTCAATGAGGAGGGATTTCGTGCCAAGCTTTCCATTATAAAACTTGTG AGTTCCACCATTTTCAATGAGGATTGCTCTGGCTATAGAATGTCCACAGTGGTGAGCACTGTTTCAGGATTACTTCTCAGTGTGACGTCTTTGGTGAGATGA